The Lactiplantibacillus brownii genome contains the following window.
TTACAGGAACGAAATTCATCAAAGCAAAGATTCTCTGGGAGATGTTTAACACGATAGGCTAAGTGAATATTGGCATTTAGGATTCGTTGAACACTGCTTGGCGAAATTCCACAAAGTTTAGCAATTTCTTTACTCGTCAACATATCGCGTGCCAAAACGATCACTTGATGTTTGATATTATGTGTGAAAGTTTCGTTACGATTAACCAACTTAGTTTTAGCACCACAGGTTTTTGAACAATCTTTACATTGGTATCTTTGACGTTTTAAATGCATTTCGTAACGACCACCGGATAAGGTTCCTAAACGCAGGTGACTCATGTGAGTTCCGTTTTTAATTAAGCTTTTATGGCCACAATGTGGGCACTTTAAAAGTTGATAAGACAAAGTTGCATGGACGACATGAATACGTTGGTTTGTGGAACACCGTTCTTTAGAAATACCAGTGACAATTAAGTTTGGGTCTGTTATTTCGAATAAGCATAAGATAGAATTAGTTAGGGACATCTGAATTTCCTCTTTTCGATTTGTTTTGGCGATTAAATCGTAGCACAAAGAGGACAGATGTCCTTTTTTATTTTTCTGATTTTCAAAACAGACAAAAAACCGGTATTAGTTATTCACCAATACCAGAAAGTGTAGACCCCTTTTTTATTTGTTCCTTTTGTCGATGTATGTTAGCAACGCTAAAATAAACATTGCAAACAGCAACATCAACGAGAGTGTCTGGAAGACGCTCATTGACTGTGAAACCTTCCTGAAGATTATTCCATGTTCCCATGGGA
Protein-coding sequences here:
- a CDS encoding putative holin-like toxin, with the translated sequence MSVFQTLSLMLLFAMFILALLTYIDKRNK